From one Anticarsia gemmatalis isolate Benzon Research Colony breed Stoneville strain chromosome 20, ilAntGemm2 primary, whole genome shotgun sequence genomic stretch:
- the LOC142981781 gene encoding serine protease SP24D-like has protein sequence MVSPLSLLALLSVTRAPASAFNKQLRVIAGIDDIHSKYSYVVAWKMAVVFERKICTGSVIKPNWVLSGAHCCPDCAKIVTHLYMQWGDMSLSLSDTDTKSVVLKIINHPNYSNFRNDIALVYVKTITMHHYGTLSAIDFRALIGFAVEYAGYGMTYNPFDRKVKDKKKKNELDVTRPLQIGEASITSCRGWDRNDEVLCLQPKCSSKQMISLGDSGGPMFLGNKIIGVAESIGAIGKYLASNVFIYTPVSPYISWIQKTIDTHSDH, from the coding sequence ATGGTCTCCCCTCTATCACTGCTAGCACTGTTATCAGTAACACGTGCACCAGCGAGCGCCTTCAACAAACAACTCCGCGTGATCGCCGGCATCGATGACATTCACTCTAAGTACTCTTACGTCGTCGCGTGGAAAATGGCTGTAGTGTTTGAGCGAAAAATTTGTACCGGTTCTGTCATAAAACCTAATTGGGTGCTGTCAGGTGCACATTGCTGCCCGGACTGTGCTAAGATAGTGACTCATCTTTACATGCAATGGGGAGATATGTCACTTTCCCTGAGCGACACAGACACTAAAAGTGTAGTGCTTAAGATAATAAATCACCCAAACTATTCAAATTTTCGCAACGATATCGCTTTGGTGTACGTAAAAACGATAACAATGCATCATTACGGTACTTTATCAGCGATAGACTTCAGGGCACTAATTGGTTTCGCAGTTGAGTACGCCGGCTACGGAATGACCTATAATCCGTTTGATAGAAAAGTTAAagacaaaaagaaaaagaacgaGTTGGATGTGACTCGACCGTTGCAGATAGGTGAAGCAAGTATAACCTCGTGTCGTGGTTGGGATCGCAATGATGAAGTATTATGTCTACAACCGAAGTGTTCCTCTAAACAAATGATTAGCTTAGGTGACTCGGGTGGACCTATGTTTCTTGGGAATAAAATTATAGGTGTAGCTGAGTCGATAGGTGCTATTGGTAAATACTTAGCCAGTAATGTGTTCATTTATACGCCAGTGAGCCCGTATATATCATGGATTCAGAAAACAATTGATACACATAGTGATCActga